A genome region from Cystobacter fuscus DSM 2262 includes the following:
- a CDS encoding GH92 family glycosyl hydrolase has product MSSHLFMPLRGAGLVLGALLLALDAQAQAPTPVQEVNPFIGTTNGGNVFPGPVAPFGMVSFSPDQSPLPGRRAPIAAPGGYEWRSNGIRGFSLTHLSGSGCAGAGGDIPLMPITTPVRISPSSPDAYTAYSSLMSHAKESASPGAYRVAMENGVTVELAATPRTAVGRFSFPADKPANVLFRTSDSQTGSTAAVTRISPDKRTVSGSVTSGNFCGYLATDRRESYYTLHFVAVFDQPFTTGGTWRDGVVTPGSTSTEGGTTYGEQGFPPAGKGSGGWISFEPKTAPVVNVRIGVSYVDEAGALANLEAESPVSATLEGTQGATRDAWNQLLGKVRIEGGSRDDRTVFYTALYHSLIHPSLHSDVDGRYLGMDGRIHEVSGAQKAQYANFSGWDVYRSQVQLVTLLEPKVGSDLAQSLLNQARQNGGVWDRWTHVTGATGVMNGDPSPPTVAAIHAFGGRDFDLKGAYASLLKAATVPTPKDLGRVGCPVLCQGQRPGLDQWLSHHYMPVGSPGWGSASDTLELAAADFAMAQLARLAGDKTNVRRFTERSGWWRNLYNPAATSAGGYIQPRNADGSWPAFDPASDDEFVEGSGAHYLWMVPFDPAGLFELMGGRDKARARLDGFFQDEKGEWVVTKAGPLHAELDNEPSIAAPWLYLFAGEPWKTQAVVRAAMRKIWTHAPEGISGNDDLGQMSSWYVWSALGLYPVYPGRAELVVGSPLFTSARISRPGATLTIKGTGAAPNAPYVRSLKVNGKPSQRAWLPADFIARDGVLEFELSPTPDRGWGAAPADAPPSFGPRSTR; this is encoded by the coding sequence TTGTCGTCCCATCTCTTCATGCCCCTCCGTGGCGCCGGCCTGGTGCTGGGTGCCCTTCTCCTGGCCCTCGACGCCCAGGCCCAGGCTCCGACGCCAGTCCAGGAGGTGAATCCCTTCATCGGCACGACGAACGGAGGCAACGTCTTTCCGGGACCCGTCGCTCCGTTCGGCATGGTGTCTTTCAGTCCCGACCAGAGCCCCCTGCCCGGCCGGCGCGCGCCCATCGCCGCGCCCGGCGGGTACGAGTGGCGCTCCAATGGAATCCGGGGCTTCAGCCTCACCCACCTGTCGGGCAGCGGTTGCGCCGGAGCAGGGGGCGACATCCCCCTCATGCCCATCACCACCCCGGTGCGCATCTCTCCGTCCTCGCCAGACGCCTACACCGCCTATTCCAGCCTGATGAGCCATGCGAAGGAGAGCGCCTCGCCCGGTGCCTATCGCGTGGCGATGGAGAACGGTGTGACCGTCGAGCTGGCGGCGACGCCGAGGACGGCGGTGGGCCGGTTCTCCTTCCCGGCCGACAAGCCCGCGAACGTCCTGTTCCGCACCTCCGACTCGCAGACCGGCAGCACCGCCGCCGTCACCCGCATCTCGCCGGACAAACGAACGGTCTCGGGCTCGGTGACCAGCGGCAACTTCTGCGGCTACCTCGCCACCGACCGGCGCGAGAGCTACTACACGCTTCATTTCGTGGCGGTGTTCGACCAGCCCTTCACGACGGGCGGCACGTGGCGCGATGGCGTGGTGACGCCCGGCTCGACCTCGACGGAGGGAGGAACCACCTATGGCGAGCAGGGCTTCCCACCGGCGGGCAAGGGCTCCGGCGGATGGATCTCCTTCGAGCCGAAGACCGCTCCCGTCGTCAACGTGCGCATAGGCGTGTCCTATGTCGACGAGGCGGGCGCCCTGGCCAATCTGGAGGCCGAGAGCCCGGTCTCGGCGACGCTGGAGGGGACGCAAGGCGCCACGCGTGACGCCTGGAACCAGCTGCTGGGGAAGGTCCGCATCGAGGGCGGAAGCCGCGATGACCGCACGGTGTTCTACACGGCGCTCTACCATTCCCTGATTCATCCCAGCCTGCACAGCGACGTGGATGGCCGCTACCTCGGCATGGACGGCAGGATCCACGAGGTCTCGGGCGCCCAGAAGGCGCAATACGCCAACTTCTCCGGCTGGGACGTCTATCGCTCGCAGGTGCAGCTCGTCACACTGTTGGAGCCCAAGGTCGGCTCCGACCTCGCGCAGTCCCTGCTCAACCAGGCCCGCCAGAACGGCGGTGTCTGGGATCGCTGGACGCACGTCACGGGGGCGACGGGGGTGATGAACGGCGATCCCTCGCCGCCCACCGTGGCCGCCATCCATGCCTTCGGTGGACGCGACTTCGACCTGAAGGGCGCCTATGCCTCGCTCCTCAAGGCCGCGACGGTTCCGACGCCCAAGGACCTCGGCCGCGTCGGCTGTCCGGTCCTCTGTCAGGGCCAGCGGCCGGGGCTCGATCAATGGTTGTCGCACCACTACATGCCCGTCGGCTCGCCCGGCTGGGGCAGCGCGTCCGACACGCTGGAACTGGCGGCGGCGGATTTCGCCATGGCGCAGCTGGCGCGCCTGGCCGGCGACAAGACGAACGTCCGGCGCTTCACCGAACGGTCGGGCTGGTGGCGCAACCTGTACAACCCCGCCGCCACGAGCGCGGGCGGCTATATCCAGCCGCGCAACGCCGATGGGAGCTGGCCCGCCTTCGATCCGGCCTCCGATGATGAGTTCGTCGAGGGGTCGGGGGCCCACTACTTGTGGATGGTTCCGTTCGATCCCGCTGGCTTGTTCGAGCTGATGGGCGGACGTGACAAGGCGCGGGCCCGGCTGGACGGGTTCTTCCAGGACGAGAAGGGGGAGTGGGTGGTCACCAAGGCTGGTCCGCTGCACGCCGAATTGGACAACGAGCCGTCCATCGCGGCTCCCTGGCTCTATCTGTTCGCCGGCGAGCCTTGGAAGACACAGGCTGTCGTGCGCGCCGCCATGCGGAAGATCTGGACCCACGCACCCGAAGGCATCTCCGGAAACGACGACCTGGGGCAGATGTCGTCCTGGTACGTCTGGTCGGCCCTGGGGCTGTATCCGGTCTACCCGGGGCGCGCCGAGCTGGTCGTCGGCAGTCCGCTGTTCACGTCGGCGCGGATCTCCCGCCCGGGCGCGACCCTCACCATCAAGGGCACCGGCGCCGCACCCAACGCGCCCTATGTGCGGAGCCTCAAGGTCAATGGAAAGCCCTCCCAGCGGGCCTGGCTGCCGGCGGACTTCATCGCTCGCGACGGCGTCCTGGAGTTCGAACTCTCGCC
- a CDS encoding SDR family oxidoreductase yields MSDALVIVITGATHGIGRAAAIELARRGAHLGLVARSETKAAQTRADIQREAPGAVVDVFLADLSVLDDVRRVARQLDEHYDRIDVLVNNAGLHAFSQRVTGDGLPEMVAVNYVAPWLLTDLLRDKLIASAPCRIVNVASDAHRQVRTLEPERDLRSTGAFSMAESFELYARSKLMDILFTQELALRLAGTGVTANSCCPGLNASGLGRESKLFNGLAGLLTRWGLLSPERGARIIVRLATDPEFKEVTGGFFSSTRRFRSLPPASLCRDAELQRRLWRATAELVARN; encoded by the coding sequence ATGTCGGACGCTCTCGTGATCGTCATCACCGGTGCCACCCATGGCATTGGCCGTGCCGCCGCCATCGAACTGGCCCGGCGTGGCGCGCACCTGGGACTCGTCGCGCGCAGTGAGACCAAGGCGGCCCAGACCCGGGCCGACATCCAGCGCGAGGCTCCCGGTGCCGTGGTGGATGTCTTTCTCGCGGATCTCTCCGTGCTCGACGACGTGCGCCGCGTGGCCAGACAGCTCGATGAGCACTACGACCGCATCGACGTGCTGGTGAACAATGCCGGCCTGCACGCCTTCTCCCAGCGGGTGACCGGGGACGGGCTGCCGGAGATGGTCGCCGTGAACTATGTCGCTCCGTGGCTGCTGACCGACCTGCTGCGCGACAAGCTGATCGCCTCGGCGCCGTGCCGCATCGTCAACGTCGCATCCGATGCCCACCGGCAGGTTCGTACGCTCGAGCCGGAGCGGGACCTGCGCTCCACCGGCGCCTTCAGCATGGCGGAGTCGTTCGAGCTCTATGCCCGCTCGAAGCTGATGGACATCCTGTTCACCCAGGAGCTGGCTCTTCGACTCGCCGGTACCGGGGTCACGGCCAATAGCTGTTGCCCTGGCCTCAACGCCAGCGGGCTCGGGCGGGAATCGAAGCTGTTCAACGGGTTGGCGGGTCTCCTCACCCGGTGGGGGCTCCTGAGTCCCGAGCGGGGCGCCCGCATCATTGTTCGACTGGCGACCGATCCGGAGTTCAAGGAGGTGACGGGAGGGTTCTTCTCCTCCACGCGTCGCTTCCGCTCCCTGCCTCCGGCGTCCCTGTGCCGTGACGCCGAGCTGCAACGACGTCTGTGGCGAGCCACCGCCGAACTGGTCGCCAGGAACTGA
- a CDS encoding AAA family ATPase, with protein sequence MENYRCFEQAVIEPGSLALLVGPNGAGKSTVFDALWNIRQLVITGGSASELFPDATRMRWGRQSRQRFELGFRGPDGDYTYRLVIRHGKGAQSGQLEREEILYEQQPLYSFSREEVLIHAHDKSPAHRFPAGNKLSPLSNLPLQVRSKRLDWLTDRISRIWVFRPVPPKLEPFTDRRSDFLEPDLSNFASWLLAMQKVRRSLSRTLKQSLRVVLDGFLNYQFVPLGRETNALMFMFSSPRRRSDFIAFFFNELSEGQRALVVLYTLLHAVPRDATLCIDEPEEFLSPREIHPWLNHLMEMTEEGGQALLISHNPGLIDLLAPSNGILLARQEGGPVQVQGVPGDGAGLPVSELLARGWLE encoded by the coding sequence ATGGAGAACTACCGCTGCTTCGAGCAGGCCGTCATCGAGCCGGGCTCGCTTGCCCTGCTCGTTGGCCCGAACGGAGCAGGGAAGAGCACTGTATTCGATGCACTCTGGAACATCCGCCAACTCGTCATCACCGGGGGAAGCGCCTCGGAACTTTTTCCCGACGCAACACGAATGCGCTGGGGGCGCCAGAGCAGGCAACGATTCGAGCTCGGTTTCCGTGGACCTGATGGGGACTACACGTATCGCCTCGTCATCCGCCATGGGAAGGGCGCGCAAAGTGGTCAGCTCGAACGCGAGGAGATTCTGTACGAGCAGCAGCCGCTCTACTCCTTCTCTCGGGAAGAGGTCTTGATCCATGCACATGACAAATCCCCGGCACACCGTTTTCCGGCGGGAAACAAGCTCTCGCCGCTTTCGAACCTGCCACTTCAAGTTCGTTCGAAGCGCCTGGACTGGTTGACGGACCGGATTTCCCGTATCTGGGTCTTCCGTCCCGTGCCTCCAAAGTTGGAACCGTTCACCGACCGCCGGAGCGACTTCCTCGAACCCGACCTCTCCAACTTCGCCTCGTGGCTCCTGGCGATGCAGAAGGTTCGTCGGAGCCTCAGTCGCACCTTGAAGCAGAGCCTACGAGTTGTACTCGACGGCTTTCTCAACTATCAGTTCGTGCCACTGGGACGAGAAACCAACGCCCTGATGTTCATGTTCTCCTCGCCACGCCGGCGCTCCGACTTCATCGCTTTCTTTTTCAATGAACTCTCTGAAGGTCAGCGTGCTCTCGTGGTTCTCTACACCTTGCTCCATGCCGTTCCGCGCGATGCCACGCTTTGTATCGATGAACCCGAGGAGTTCCTCTCGCCGCGCGAGATCCATCCTTGGCTCAACCATCTCATGGAGATGACAGAGGAGGGAGGGCAGGCGCTCCTCATTTCGCACAATCCAGGATTGATTGACCTGCTCGCTCCCTCGAATGGAATCCTCCTCGCCCGGCAGGAGGGTGGGCCCGTTCAAGTGCAAGGCGTGCCGGGTGATGGCGCTGGGCTTCCCGTTTCCGAGCTCCTCGCGCGAGGTTGGCTCGAATGA
- a CDS encoding type VI immunity family protein — translation MGYPRIRHFNEHGGLRASDAVILSFYLRHPNERFAPAIVRALELLRERIRPYSFERYVGEGQAEPLDEPSWKRLLQQTLAPGPEEAVFLVLEGKSDDVDELHVDYRGLDVVPLPWPNRKHDVSVLYIRLPTEYLEERGPDHVRALALDLAAELPFNSGYVDFALCTDPWNFNEVLPLIHPRFPGIHLASNSAVLSMDTWVEGVHWMNFLGQPVLGQLGGVAALREALSLPGITLQEMSGDRVLITLGEQPEPGDILAGQTLPRHRALARHLEPYLHRWPASDFRVATEQLRRWERRFLE, via the coding sequence ATGGGATACCCTCGGATAAGACACTTCAACGAACATGGTGGATTGCGCGCAAGCGATGCGGTGATTCTGAGCTTTTACCTACGGCATCCCAATGAGCGGTTCGCACCGGCCATCGTACGCGCCCTGGAACTCTTGCGAGAGAGAATACGCCCCTATTCCTTTGAACGATACGTCGGCGAAGGACAAGCCGAACCGCTCGATGAACCCTCCTGGAAGAGACTCCTCCAGCAAACGCTCGCACCAGGACCCGAGGAGGCCGTTTTTCTTGTCCTGGAGGGCAAGTCAGACGATGTGGATGAACTCCACGTGGACTACCGGGGCTTGGACGTCGTCCCGCTTCCCTGGCCAAATCGGAAACATGACGTGAGCGTCTTGTACATCCGCTTGCCCACGGAATATCTGGAAGAACGAGGCCCGGACCACGTGCGTGCCCTGGCCCTCGATCTAGCGGCGGAGTTGCCCTTCAACTCCGGATATGTGGACTTCGCGCTCTGCACGGACCCGTGGAACTTCAACGAGGTACTCCCCCTCATCCACCCACGCTTCCCGGGGATCCATCTCGCATCGAACAGCGCGGTGCTGAGCATGGACACCTGGGTGGAGGGAGTTCACTGGATGAACTTCCTCGGGCAACCCGTGCTGGGCCAGCTCGGCGGTGTGGCCGCCCTGAGGGAGGCCCTGTCCCTTCCAGGCATCACCTTGCAAGAGATGAGCGGAGACCGGGTACTCATCACCCTGGGCGAGCAGCCCGAACCGGGAGACATACTGGCCGGCCAGACACTTCCCAGACACCGCGCCCTCGCCCGGCACCTCGAGCCCTACCTGCACCGCTGGCCCGCGTCGGACTTCCGGGTAGCGACCGAGCAACTGCGTCGCTGGGAGCGCCGCTTCCTGGAATGA
- a CDS encoding DEAD/DEAH box helicase → MHSSRETGLERAEFAPLEPQALTPLLTRPRDSVAAVAHTLRAHALASAEQFEELLAFSSLHGVEPHVYQLETVRRVLRQHRGRALLADEVGLGKTVEALMVLREYQLRGMVRRVLVLVPPTLVLQWKGELVAKAGLEAQATSDLSPGTPPESFWRSEGVLIASLALARSARHAPLVQAQPWDLVIVDEAHHVKNRRTLAWKLVDGLKSRFLLLLTATPVENDLEEVYNLVTLLRPGQLATPADFRRQYVDTKDPTSPRNREKLRRLLSEVLIRNTRARCGLKLPPRYVTTVAVEPLEGERALYTEVRGFLQRHAGEARARLSASTLLLEAGSSPAAVRGTLRRQSERHLTGQDGRSPTVARELERLGRQAEAVRESAKARALVDILRAHREQVLVFSRYRETLGYVEQVLEEAGVPREVVHGGMSQTQKHEALTRFRAGAPVLLATDVGSEGHNLQSCHVLVNFDLPWNPMVIEQRIGRLHRFGQTEEVRVYNLCAKGTAEDRVLDVLDRRIHLFELVVGEMDMVLGNLADERDLEERILSIYAESRGEEEVIRAFDDIAEELARARGQYERTRALDAALFGKDFEA, encoded by the coding sequence ATGCACAGCTCGCGGGAGACAGGCCTTGAGCGCGCCGAGTTCGCGCCGCTCGAGCCGCAAGCATTGACTCCGCTCCTCACCCGGCCGAGGGACTCAGTGGCCGCCGTGGCCCACACCCTGCGGGCCCATGCGCTCGCGTCCGCCGAGCAGTTCGAGGAGCTGCTCGCCTTCTCCTCCCTCCACGGAGTGGAGCCCCATGTCTACCAACTCGAGACGGTCCGGCGAGTGCTGCGCCAGCACCGGGGCCGGGCCCTGCTCGCCGACGAGGTGGGCCTGGGCAAGACGGTGGAGGCACTCATGGTGCTGCGCGAGTACCAGTTGCGCGGCATGGTGCGCCGGGTGCTGGTGCTGGTGCCGCCCACGCTCGTCCTCCAATGGAAGGGCGAGCTGGTCGCCAAGGCCGGTCTCGAGGCACAGGCCACCTCGGACCTCTCCCCCGGTACGCCGCCCGAGTCCTTCTGGCGGAGCGAGGGGGTGCTCATCGCCTCGCTGGCCCTGGCCCGGAGCGCCCGGCACGCGCCGCTCGTCCAGGCACAGCCCTGGGACCTGGTCATCGTCGACGAGGCCCACCACGTGAAGAACCGGCGCACGCTGGCCTGGAAGCTGGTGGACGGGCTCAAGAGCCGCTTCCTCCTGTTGCTCACGGCGACTCCGGTGGAGAACGACCTGGAGGAGGTCTACAACCTCGTCACCCTGCTGCGGCCCGGGCAGCTCGCCACGCCCGCCGACTTCCGGCGCCAGTACGTGGACACGAAGGACCCCACCTCTCCACGCAACCGGGAGAAGCTGCGGCGCCTGCTGTCCGAGGTGCTCATCCGCAACACCCGGGCCCGCTGCGGGCTGAAACTGCCGCCGCGCTACGTGACGACGGTGGCGGTGGAGCCGCTGGAGGGCGAGCGCGCCCTCTACACCGAGGTGCGGGGCTTCCTCCAGCGCCACGCGGGCGAGGCTCGGGCCCGTCTCTCCGCCTCGACGTTGCTGCTGGAGGCGGGTTCCAGCCCCGCCGCGGTCCGCGGCACCCTGCGCCGCCAGAGCGAGCGCCACCTCACCGGACAGGACGGGCGCTCGCCCACTGTCGCCCGCGAGCTCGAGCGGCTGGGGCGCCAGGCCGAGGCGGTGCGCGAGTCGGCCAAGGCCCGGGCCCTGGTGGACATCCTCCGCGCCCACCGCGAGCAGGTGCTTGTCTTCAGCCGCTACCGCGAGACACTCGGCTATGTGGAGCAGGTGCTGGAGGAGGCGGGAGTGCCCCGCGAGGTGGTGCATGGGGGGATGAGCCAGACGCAGAAACACGAGGCCCTCACGCGCTTCCGCGCCGGTGCGCCCGTGCTGCTGGCCACTGACGTGGGCAGCGAGGGGCACAACCTCCAGTCCTGTCACGTGCTGGTGAACTTCGATCTGCCATGGAACCCCATGGTGATTGAACAGCGCATCGGCCGGCTGCACCGCTTCGGACAGACGGAAGAGGTGCGCGTCTACAACCTCTGCGCGAAGGGGACGGCGGAGGACCGGGTGCTGGACGTGCTGGACCGGCGCATCCACCTCTTCGAGCTGGTGGTGGGGGAGATGGACATGGTGCTGGGCAACCTCGCCGACGAGCGCGACCTGGAGGAGCGCATCCTCTCCATCTATGCCGAGTCCCGTGGGGAGGAGGAGGTGATACGGGCCTTCGATGACATCGCGGAGGAACTGGCGCGGGCGCGCGGGCAGTACGAGCGGACGCGGGCGCTCGACGCGGCGCTCTTCGGAAAGGACTTCGAGGCATGA
- a CDS encoding RING finger protein, which translates to MPDPLAFTAQSLARRGALLEAEDGGEVLALLPPELSREMGLAEEVRLSAVGGGDVVACGLGTPLLEAVVGAARREVPVTAARMKREPSPKAGYARSLAERYVIRNGVAEVLEVAGGEATYLVAWLAYVAEADERHEGVVALGVHAQEGAVPDEGFIAACDVGAEGALAPWPESAVVPGAERWLARYAPEVEERVLRGVREATARRHARDYERMAAYYAAMVAEARAPRRRVDAAAMEAKVRHLVAERDSKLRDLADRFTLRVHTRLAAALWVAAPVARVRMRVRRRKGSRELELRLPAGAQVFDRLPCEGCLGTTERPALCDERLHVLCETCVPLASGRPHCPACGT; encoded by the coding sequence GTGCCGGATCCCCTCGCATTCACGGCACAGTCGCTCGCGCGACGAGGGGCGCTGCTGGAGGCGGAGGATGGGGGGGAGGTGCTGGCGCTGCTGCCGCCGGAACTCTCCCGGGAGATGGGTCTGGCCGAGGAGGTGCGGCTGTCGGCGGTGGGAGGCGGGGACGTGGTGGCGTGCGGTCTGGGGACGCCCCTGCTGGAGGCGGTGGTGGGGGCGGCGCGGCGAGAGGTGCCGGTCACGGCGGCGCGGATGAAGCGGGAGCCGTCGCCCAAGGCGGGGTACGCGCGCAGCCTGGCCGAGCGTTACGTCATCCGCAACGGCGTGGCCGAGGTGCTCGAGGTGGCGGGGGGGGAGGCGACGTATCTGGTGGCGTGGCTGGCGTACGTGGCCGAGGCGGACGAGCGGCACGAGGGGGTGGTGGCGTTGGGGGTGCACGCCCAGGAGGGGGCGGTGCCAGACGAGGGATTCATCGCCGCGTGTGACGTGGGCGCGGAAGGAGCGCTGGCGCCGTGGCCGGAGTCGGCGGTGGTACCCGGCGCGGAGCGGTGGCTGGCGCGCTACGCGCCAGAGGTCGAGGAGCGGGTGCTGCGAGGAGTGAGGGAGGCGACGGCCCGGAGGCACGCGAGGGATTACGAGCGCATGGCCGCGTATTACGCGGCGATGGTGGCGGAGGCGCGGGCGCCCCGGCGGAGGGTGGACGCCGCCGCGATGGAGGCCAAGGTTCGACACCTGGTGGCGGAGCGGGACAGCAAGCTGAGGGATCTGGCGGACCGCTTCACCTTGCGCGTGCACACCCGGCTGGCGGCGGCGCTGTGGGTGGCCGCGCCGGTGGCCCGCGTGAGGATGCGCGTGCGGCGGCGTAAGGGCTCGCGCGAGCTGGAACTGCGGCTGCCCGCTGGAGCCCAGGTCTTCGACCGGCTGCCCTGCGAGGGCTGTCTGGGTACCACCGAGCGGCCCGCCCTTTGTGACGAGCGGCTCCACGTGCTGTGCGAGACGTGCGTTCCCCTGGCCTCCGGCCGCCCCCACTGTCCCGCCTGCGGCACGTGA
- a CDS encoding cupin domain-containing protein, with protein MFHLDRHFSLGGALFTLDGILEAFGGRQAEPGFLERPTALPEALRGQSMIVYSPRRRVDESLLRPLGPPEDIGGEVLEGNPVLSARVDFSEQGMMAGIFKSTTGKVRIHFPFTEHATILEGEVTLTDETKQTRTLKKGDSYFIRQGQTVVWDVKGKHVIKSFFNITR; from the coding sequence ATGTTTCATCTCGATCGTCATTTTTCGTTGGGGGGGGCGCTGTTCACGCTCGATGGGATTCTGGAGGCCTTTGGTGGACGCCAGGCGGAGCCGGGCTTCCTCGAACGGCCCACGGCCTTGCCCGAGGCCCTCAGGGGCCAGTCGATGATCGTCTACTCGCCGCGGCGGCGCGTGGACGAATCGCTCCTGCGCCCGCTGGGGCCCCCGGAGGACATCGGTGGTGAGGTCCTCGAAGGCAATCCCGTCCTCTCCGCCCGGGTCGACTTCAGCGAGCAGGGCATGATGGCTGGCATCTTCAAGTCGACCACCGGGAAGGTGAGGATCCACTTCCCCTTCACCGAACACGCCACCATCCTCGAGGGGGAAGTCACCCTCACCGATGAGACGAAGCAGACCCGCACCTTGAAGAAGGGTGACAGCTACTTCATCCGCCAGGGGCAGACCGTCGTCTGGGATGTCAAGGGCAAGCACGTCATCAAGAGCTTCTTCAACATCACCCGGTGA
- a CDS encoding TerB family tellurite resistance protein — protein MTTPIDDRFYIELLKLLLHVAWSDDEIDPREAQALVGAAARWKVPLPELQRLERCLELGEPLPAPNLGLLRQHPDEAIATVRTLIASDSSVHVSEAEMLAQVREMLGLPPA, from the coding sequence ATGACGACCCCCATCGACGACCGCTTCTACATCGAGCTGCTCAAGCTGCTGCTGCACGTGGCCTGGAGTGATGACGAGATCGACCCGCGCGAGGCCCAGGCGCTCGTGGGCGCGGCGGCGCGCTGGAAGGTGCCCCTGCCCGAGCTGCAACGGCTGGAGCGCTGTCTGGAGCTGGGCGAGCCCCTGCCCGCGCCGAACCTCGGCCTCTTGCGCCAGCACCCCGACGAGGCGATCGCCACCGTGCGCACGCTCATCGCGAGCGACTCCTCGGTGCACGTGTCCGAGGCGGAGATGCTCGCGCAGGTGCGCGAGATGCTCGGCCTGCCCCCGGCCTGA
- a CDS encoding sigma 54-interacting transcriptional regulator — MEVPGAVDAQDLSVTRPYAHVPNAPEVPAVRRFLLTVVEGPGPGTVWDSVSDACSIGSHPSNDFTLDDPTVSRFHCEIRVGPRGARVKDLDSTNGVILDGVQVFEGSLRGGSLLRLGRAVVRFDYSTDSNRLPVSERTRFGSLVGVSVPMRMCFALLERAAARDVTVLLEGETGTGKSQAAQAIHQESARRDKPFLTVDCGAIPADLLESELFGHEKGAFTGAATRRIGAFEEAHGGTVFLDEIGELPAELQPKLLRVLEAREIRRVGTNAYVPVDVRIIAATNRDLRAEVNAGRFRSDLFFRLAVLRVPLPPVRQRPEDLQLLVEQILLGLGAEPERTQALRSPGFISRLEQAAWPGNVRELRNYLERCLVFEDTLELTDVAPQGSRAEVDPKVPYAEARRLALDDFERRYLRALLALHQGKVSQAAAGADMDRVYLYRLLRRHGIK, encoded by the coding sequence GTGGAGGTGCCTGGGGCCGTGGACGCCCAGGACCTGAGCGTGACCCGGCCCTACGCGCACGTGCCGAACGCGCCCGAGGTGCCCGCCGTCCGCCGCTTCCTGCTCACCGTGGTGGAGGGGCCCGGGCCGGGGACCGTGTGGGACTCGGTGTCGGATGCGTGCTCCATCGGCTCGCACCCGAGCAACGACTTCACGCTGGATGACCCCACGGTGTCGCGCTTCCACTGTGAAATCCGCGTGGGCCCCCGAGGGGCGCGGGTGAAGGACCTGGACAGCACCAACGGCGTCATCCTGGATGGGGTGCAGGTGTTCGAGGGCTCCCTGCGCGGGGGCAGCCTGCTGCGGCTGGGGCGCGCCGTGGTGCGCTTCGACTACAGCACGGACAGCAACCGGTTGCCGGTGTCCGAGCGCACGCGCTTCGGCTCGCTCGTGGGCGTGTCGGTGCCCATGCGCATGTGCTTCGCGCTGCTCGAGCGCGCGGCGGCCCGGGACGTGACGGTGCTGCTGGAGGGGGAGACGGGCACGGGCAAGAGCCAGGCGGCGCAGGCCATCCACCAGGAGAGCGCCCGCCGGGACAAGCCCTTCCTCACCGTGGACTGTGGTGCCATTCCGGCGGACCTGCTGGAGAGCGAGCTGTTCGGCCACGAGAAGGGGGCCTTCACGGGCGCGGCCACGCGGCGCATCGGCGCCTTCGAGGAGGCGCATGGGGGCACCGTCTTCCTCGACGAGATTGGCGAGCTGCCCGCCGAGCTCCAGCCCAAGCTCCTGCGGGTGCTGGAGGCGCGGGAGATCCGCCGGGTGGGCACCAACGCCTACGTGCCGGTGGACGTGCGCATCATCGCCGCCACCAACCGGGACCTGCGCGCGGAGGTGAACGCGGGGCGCTTCCGCTCGGACCTGTTCTTCCGCCTGGCGGTGCTGCGCGTGCCGCTGCCCCCCGTGCGCCAGCGGCCCGAGGACTTGCAGTTGTTGGTGGAGCAGATCCTCCTGGGGCTGGGCGCGGAGCCGGAGCGGACCCAGGCGCTGCGCTCGCCCGGCTTCATCTCGCGGCTGGAGCAGGCGGCGTGGCCGGGCAACGTGCGCGAGCTGCGCAACTACCTCGAGCGCTGCCTCGTCTTCGAGGACACGCTGGAACTCACGGACGTGGCCCCACAGGGCAGCCGCGCCGAGGTGGACCCGAAGGTGCCGTACGCCGAGGCGCGGCGCCTGGCGCTGGACGACTTCGAGCGGCGCTACCTGCGCGCGCTCCTGGCGCTGCACCAGGGCAAGGTGTCCCAGGCGGCCGCGGGCGCGGACATGGACCGGGTGTACCTCTACCGCCTGCTCCGGCGCCACGGCATCAAGTAG
- a CDS encoding MarR family winged helix-turn-helix transcriptional regulator, giving the protein MTGLKQDRGDDDVREQLLASVGEQLGALLSAARALTAASAAQVHPDLQPAAFHVVRWLHAFGPAHAGAIAEGVAMDKSAVSRLIRDLKGVGLLRAAPDPEDRRATILSLTPLGEKRMKKAFEQKGQVFLQRTAHWSTEELATFAELLRRFNTPPP; this is encoded by the coding sequence GTGACTGGCCTGAAGCAGGACCGTGGCGACGATGACGTTCGCGAACAACTCCTCGCCTCCGTGGGAGAGCAGCTCGGTGCGTTGCTCTCCGCCGCCAGGGCCTTGACGGCCGCCTCGGCGGCTCAGGTCCATCCCGATCTACAGCCCGCGGCGTTCCATGTCGTGCGGTGGCTCCATGCGTTTGGCCCGGCCCATGCGGGAGCGATCGCCGAGGGGGTGGCCATGGACAAGAGCGCCGTGAGCCGGCTGATTCGCGACCTCAAGGGGGTGGGCCTTCTTCGCGCGGCACCGGATCCGGAGGATCGCCGTGCGACGATCCTGTCCCTGACGCCCCTGGGGGAGAAGCGGATGAAGAAGGCCTTCGAGCAGAAGGGGCAGGTGTTCCTCCAGCGGACCGCGCACTGGAGCACCGAAGAACTCGCGACCTTCGCCGAGCTCTTGCGGCGCTTCAACACGCCGCCTCCTTGA